In Acinetobacter sp. TGL-Y2, a genomic segment contains:
- a CDS encoding undecaprenyl-diphosphate phosphatase has product MENFELFKALFLGLIEGLTEFLPISSTGHLILFGHLIDFQSDSGRAFEVVIQLGAILAVCWLYREKIIALVQGFFSGDAHARRFAFNVLVAFLPAVVIGILAVDFIKHVLFSPIVVACALIFGGLVIFAVEARKFEPKTIEATDINLKQAIIIGLAQCLAMIPGTSRSGATIIGGMLSGLSRKAATEFSFFLAMPTMLGAASYDLIRNASVLTSDNMMNIVVGFVAAFIAALLVVKALVKFVEKHTLRIFAWYRVVLGIILLIVFG; this is encoded by the coding sequence ATGGAAAATTTTGAACTGTTTAAAGCCTTATTTTTGGGATTGATTGAAGGTCTAACCGAGTTTTTACCCATTTCCAGTACAGGACATTTAATACTTTTTGGTCACCTGATTGATTTCCAATCGGATTCTGGACGTGCTTTCGAAGTCGTTATTCAATTGGGGGCTATTCTTGCCGTTTGCTGGTTGTATCGAGAAAAAATTATCGCATTGGTTCAAGGCTTTTTTTCTGGCGATGCGCATGCCAGACGCTTTGCCTTCAATGTATTGGTCGCCTTTCTTCCTGCCGTAGTTATTGGAATATTAGCTGTCGATTTTATTAAACACGTCTTGTTTAGCCCTATTGTTGTCGCTTGTGCACTGATCTTTGGTGGACTTGTTATTTTTGCAGTTGAAGCAAGAAAGTTTGAGCCTAAAACTATTGAAGCCACGGATATTAACTTAAAGCAAGCCATCATTATTGGTCTTGCACAATGCCTTGCCATGATTCCTGGCACATCTCGCTCAGGTGCAACTATTATTGGTGGCATGCTGTCAGGCTTATCACGTAAAGCAGCTACAGAGTTTTCTTTTTTCCTGGCGATGCCGACCATGCTCGGTGCAGCAAGCTATGACCTCATTCGCAATGCAAGTGTATTAACCTCAGACAATATGATGAATATTGTTGTTGGTTTTGTCGCTGCATTTATTGCAGCCTTACTTGTCGTCAAAGCTTTGGTTAAATTTGTAGAAAAACATACCTTAAGAATATTTGCTTGGTATCGTGTGGTATTGGGAATTATTTTATTAATAGTCTTTGGTTAA
- a CDS encoding type VI secretion system Vgr family protein — protein sequence MANHIYAALEQLGLTAQKRAIHLQFSNSILNDKVFLQRIDGTHALNQGINLQLICLSTDAHIALKNFIGCQVAVDIVTDQSELTRISGIVTQVDIGASDGSLTIYRLNVEDATALWKHRRNSRVFMNKSVVDVIQTVFQEWQDKSALFATSLSLDTSGITKDYDIRPFIMQASESDHDFLTRLMRSEGINWLIDEAQHKVSSSTEQIQAQKLRLIDDNNQYKALDRRNIRFHRSSATEQSDSITNFIGQRSIQPTAVHVQRWQADALETEEGAGSVQSKHSHSEHYDNASLGLEQAWHFSPAWMQDLKGEDGATQSGNSQIEKFNENLSNYYDSQAKQFTATSTVRDSLVGYWFELNEHPEIDQHSGSDKEFLITAKTFYNQNNLPKDLTDQVTALLKQSNWQHSEISTNNKDERQANNLILQRRNIATVPEYNPLQHRPVASPQRAKVVGPDGEEIYVDEWGRIKVRFLFTRNEDNGHDGGAGSNDNDTDSAWVDVLTPWAGEGYGARFHPRINEIVVIDFFDGNIDRPFVVGRIHEGRRSPTQFDQKGKLPDTKKIAGIRSKEVQGEGFGQLRFDDTTGQISSQLQSSHGASQLNLGKLSHPKDKAESEDRGEGFELRTDQWGALRAGQGLLLSTYKQDQAKGEHLDAEIAKKQLEGSQSNAKALSDIAKNQKTDEIESVEQLKELAEQIQQKIAKFNKALLLLSSADGIALSTPEDIHLSADAQINHYAGDSINFSTQKNFIAHAQNKLSLFSAMTGINLIAAKGKVEIQAQSDALDIFAKLGIKISSTEDRIEISSPKEVVITGASSQITLNGSGIFPKTGGKFQVNAGQHIFQGGASASAQSNLPPPPKRGQGVLELLHDYSHGEFVKQGGYTVVDALGKQFTGQLDDKGFVRVSGLATGAAKVVFEDDKRNPWEESSDFKRPPMWPNENDPDAQTLMGKADAILKSATSEAKKALGQAFTNPSSIMKAVETAKQLKEGGAKALLPMLQQEVESKIANQISNFVPKTLGQNTISGINGNITPPQLNNPLRQENVKQNENLASKSGSLNTMNFTFK from the coding sequence ATGGCAAATCATATTTACGCTGCATTAGAACAACTCGGACTAACTGCACAAAAGCGTGCCATACACCTACAGTTCAGCAATAGCATACTCAACGATAAAGTATTCCTACAACGTATTGATGGGACACATGCCCTCAACCAAGGCATAAATTTACAGCTCATTTGCCTATCTACAGATGCCCACATTGCTTTAAAAAACTTCATCGGCTGTCAAGTCGCGGTCGATATCGTTACTGACCAATCAGAACTAACACGAATCTCAGGCATAGTGACTCAGGTGGATATCGGTGCTAGTGATGGATCACTGACGATTTATCGCCTGAACGTAGAAGATGCAACAGCGCTTTGGAAACACCGCAGAAACTCGCGTGTGTTTATGAACAAATCAGTCGTGGATGTCATTCAAACTGTCTTTCAAGAATGGCAAGACAAAAGCGCCTTGTTCGCAACAAGCTTAAGCTTAGATACAAGTGGCATAACCAAAGACTACGACATACGTCCCTTCATCATGCAGGCTTCAGAAAGTGACCACGACTTTCTCACACGGTTAATGAGAAGCGAAGGTATCAACTGGCTGATCGATGAAGCTCAGCACAAAGTATCCAGTTCAACAGAGCAGATCCAAGCCCAAAAACTACGCCTCATAGATGACAACAATCAATATAAAGCACTTGACCGTCGCAATATCCGTTTCCACCGCAGCAGCGCAACCGAACAAAGTGATTCAATTACCAACTTTATCGGACAACGCTCCATTCAACCGACCGCAGTACACGTACAAAGATGGCAAGCCGATGCTTTAGAGACCGAAGAAGGTGCAGGGAGTGTACAAAGCAAACACAGTCACAGTGAACACTATGACAATGCGAGTTTAGGTTTAGAACAAGCATGGCACTTTTCGCCTGCATGGATGCAAGACTTAAAAGGGGAAGATGGTGCGACTCAATCAGGCAACAGCCAAATTGAAAAGTTTAATGAAAACTTAAGCAACTACTATGATTCACAAGCCAAACAATTCACAGCCACATCCACTGTACGTGATAGCCTCGTCGGCTACTGGTTTGAATTGAATGAACACCCTGAAATAGATCAACATAGCGGTTCGGATAAAGAATTCCTGATCACTGCTAAGACTTTTTATAACCAAAACAACTTACCCAAAGATCTCACAGATCAAGTGACCGCATTACTCAAACAAAGCAATTGGCAACACAGCGAAATCAGCACCAATAACAAGGATGAACGCCAAGCCAATAATCTGATTTTACAACGACGCAATATTGCGACTGTTCCAGAATACAACCCACTGCAACACCGACCCGTTGCGTCACCGCAACGTGCCAAAGTGGTCGGACCTGATGGCGAAGAAATTTATGTAGATGAATGGGGGCGGATAAAAGTTCGCTTCCTGTTTACTCGTAATGAAGACAATGGACATGATGGTGGTGCAGGCTCCAATGACAATGACACCGATTCAGCCTGGGTCGATGTACTGACCCCTTGGGCAGGCGAAGGCTATGGCGCACGCTTCCACCCCCGCATCAATGAAATTGTCGTGATCGACTTCTTTGACGGCAACATCGACCGCCCCTTTGTGGTCGGACGCATACACGAAGGGCGACGCAGCCCGACTCAATTCGATCAAAAAGGCAAACTGCCTGACACCAAAAAAATCGCAGGCATCCGATCAAAAGAAGTACAAGGCGAAGGCTTTGGCCAACTTCGTTTTGACGACACCACAGGACAGATCAGCTCACAACTACAAAGTAGTCATGGTGCAAGCCAACTGAACTTAGGGAAACTGAGTCATCCTAAAGACAAGGCAGAAAGCGAAGACCGTGGCGAAGGCTTTGAACTGCGTACTGACCAATGGGGTGCGTTACGTGCTGGTCAAGGTTTATTGCTCAGTACCTACAAGCAAGACCAAGCCAAAGGGGAGCATCTTGATGCAGAGATTGCTAAGAAACAACTCGAAGGCAGTCAAAGTAATGCCAAAGCCTTAAGTGATATTGCGAAGAATCAAAAGACTGATGAAATCGAATCAGTCGAACAGCTCAAAGAATTGGCTGAACAAATTCAACAAAAGATCGCCAAATTTAACAAAGCCTTGCTCCTGCTCAGTTCCGCTGATGGCATTGCCTTAAGTACCCCAGAAGATATTCACTTATCTGCGGATGCACAGATCAACCACTATGCAGGCGATAGTATCAATTTTAGCACCCAAAAGAATTTTATTGCGCATGCACAAAATAAGCTGAGCCTATTTTCTGCGATGACTGGTATCAATCTGATTGCAGCAAAGGGTAAAGTTGAGATTCAGGCACAGTCTGATGCTTTAGATATCTTTGCAAAACTGGGTATTAAAATTAGCTCGACCGAAGATCGGATTGAGATCAGTAGTCCGAAAGAGGTGGTGATTACAGGTGCATCATCACAAATCACCTTAAATGGCTCAGGGATCTTTCCGAAGACAGGTGGTAAGTTTCAAGTCAACGCAGGGCAACATATATTCCAAGGGGGTGCGAGTGCAAGTGCTCAATCGAATTTGCCTCCGCCACCCAAACGTGGGCAAGGGGTACTGGAATTGCTGCATGACTATAGTCATGGTGAGTTTGTAAAACAGGGTGGCTATACCGTTGTTGATGCATTGGGTAAACAATTCACAGGACAACTTGATGATAAAGGGTTTGTACGCGTTTCAGGTTTAGCAACGGGTGCTGCTAAAGTTGTATTTGAAGATGACAAGCGAAATCCTTGGGAAGAATCCAGTGACTTCAAGCGGCCCCCAATGTGGCCAAATGAGAATGACCCTGATGCACAAACTTTAATGGGTAAAGCAGACGCTATACTTAAGAGTGCCACGAGTGAGGCAAAAAAAGCCTTAGGACAAGCATTCACCAATCCATCCTCGATTATGAAAGCAGTTGAAACTGCCAAGCAATTGAAAGAAGGTGGAGCAAAGGCATTATTGCCGATGTTACAACAAGAGGTTGAATCAAAAATTGCCAATCAAATTTCAAACTTTGTTCCTAAAACTTTGGGGCAAAATACAATTAGTGGAATCAATGGCAACATCACTCCACCGCAGTTAAATAATCCCTTACGTCAAGAAAATGTGAAACAAAACGAAAATTTAGCTTCAAAAAGCGGTTCGTTAAATACAATGAATTTTACATTTAAATAA
- a CDS encoding RHS repeat-associated core domain-containing protein → MGIPPKTISKTPAKKPSVRTNTGQVAVTPLNKLYAADVKSGMNKINSWLKKNTNNYVDLNTIKSVAGSLPVIGNAIALVDAVYDVIDISKKPSPSFFDWLNLGLDVIGIIPAPPTMATMRMSIRPTLNLVRQQAKGVISDTILVILSDHLNERIAGELDQFAAKAQPLVTGMMQNCGTKITAISNDFANGIQKILSGKVFSSTGNVKQAQKQLSKVSISNLQRNTQATIGNAVDGVVNLWKAGVKENINTVAKGISFAVPASAKQPIQTVINLIRAFGKKAPQYLMSLADPKKAMSIAWLLNVLLQAALKFKAKNKKTAAIKQSQVTEKKKQKPSGELEKTNNQAKAKANPNEQLCPVNLGGGKAKVGTKNHITFAMGTEFITHQDAVVPSIESFILNRTYASNLYPLDGGEFGARWLTPFTTRIVPQSEYIEETEEKSGYIKHLSGLEYIGADARAIKLPKLKVGASFHNQTEDFYYTVVSDTVQMISYNKEEKHIFEKYQEGYRLATIEYKNGITIAVRYDHTLEEQSFISDVLIKEKQKQLVHVAFQVNPQGRIDDVWLVEKGQLIRPLASYNYNEKGNLIEAITENGASFHYQYDHHLLTRYTDLTNRGMNLEYDGIEPTSKAYHEWADDGSSDTQLAWDENIRLTYVTDAYGEETWYYYDIDGYTYRIRYPNGLEEWFFRDDFARVTKHVDTDAAVTIYAYDEHGNIIEVTQPDDSTLYYAYDDKRQLIGMVDAEQGRWFKEYDGQGNIVKEIDPLKHETAFNYNVFGLVTSIKDARGGSKTLKYDDQSNLVSYIDCSGKETQWTYDERGRIKSVENALKQKVEYFYTDLSTEQREPIAKGLPLNAVSQLEKIKYADGTEEHYIHDAEGRLLAHVDSKQQQTRYEYDAAGLIASRTDPLNHKLKYQWDKLNRLKRLTNENGACYEFFYDVASRLTKEIDFDGKETLYKYDETDGNLASSIEVASAYGQDLRDRAAPKDRIQQFLFDRMGRLEQRTAGYGYIEQDLEQKLIEEFSYDSNGQIIQAKNSESNLQWYYDAVGNLTREHHQDFKIGKTAVWKHSYDEINDRIKTIRPDGQNIDWLTYGSGHVQSLILNGEDIVSFERDDLHRELVRHYANGTSQEQQYDVVGRLTQQRVVNGHELGYQTTSNQIPNNAVNETEQLIQRLYQYDKTGQLIHIQDTRRGDIQYKYDPVGRLLEANSKLGKETFNFDPASNIIDRYNTSKEHSYSQNVEEKGYGYNRLVNNVVKEYLDQQYQYDAYGQLIRQKSTRGDLHLEWDACGRLIKSRNTEYTAEYRYDALGRRIHKRSKQHHTGDEQNVIYGWEGNTLAYESNDHATKHYVYEKGTFIPLVQAVYAEAIELHQTPDWSDKPYSLQRDPLWKTSKKAKDFNDVWYYHCDHLGTPQEMSDHTGAIIWKAEYKAWGECKTEKAKSNFFENSEIISNNIRFQGQYFDEETGLHYNRYRYYSPYVGRFISKDPIGLLGGYNIYAYAPNPINWIDPYGLTPSYPCDCDDILKQENVQIGTHREMTKQGKKTLNDSHHVYQDAAVNNIKDYKYYDAIAVSIQGRNENKTTTGTPHYKANRAQDASSKAGLLGSETVVAFKSLRAAGLSAKASKCATLKARSYLSGLGASAGSSTNILSRRKG, encoded by the coding sequence ATGGGAATTCCGCCTAAAACAATCAGTAAAACACCTGCAAAAAAACCAAGTGTTAGAACCAATACGGGTCAAGTTGCTGTTACACCACTGAATAAATTGTATGCTGCAGATGTGAAGTCTGGCATGAACAAAATAAACTCTTGGCTTAAAAAAAATACTAACAATTATGTTGATTTAAACACTATTAAGAGTGTTGCAGGTTCATTACCTGTGATAGGTAATGCTATTGCATTGGTTGATGCAGTTTATGATGTTATTGATATTAGTAAAAAACCCAGCCCAAGTTTCTTTGATTGGCTAAATTTAGGTTTGGATGTGATTGGTATTATTCCTGCACCCCCAACAATGGCAACCATGCGGATGAGTATTAGGCCAACGCTTAATTTGGTTCGTCAACAAGCCAAAGGTGTTATTTCAGACACTATTTTGGTGATATTGAGTGATCATTTAAATGAACGTATTGCAGGAGAGTTAGATCAATTTGCTGCCAAAGCACAACCTCTAGTTACAGGAATGATGCAGAATTGTGGTACGAAAATAACTGCAATTAGTAATGATTTTGCCAATGGAATTCAAAAAATTCTGAGTGGTAAGGTATTTAGTTCAACTGGTAATGTAAAACAAGCACAAAAACAATTAAGTAAAGTTAGTATCAGTAATTTACAGCGTAATACTCAAGCAACTATTGGTAATGCCGTAGATGGTGTGGTCAATTTATGGAAAGCGGGTGTTAAAGAAAATATTAATACAGTGGCTAAAGGTATTTCTTTCGCTGTTCCTGCTAGTGCGAAACAACCGATTCAGACTGTGATTAATCTAATTCGAGCATTTGGGAAAAAAGCACCCCAATACTTGATGTCATTGGCTGATCCTAAGAAAGCGATGAGTATTGCATGGTTACTGAATGTATTATTACAAGCTGCCTTGAAGTTTAAAGCTAAAAATAAAAAAACAGCGGCAATTAAGCAAAGCCAAGTGACAGAGAAGAAAAAACAAAAACCAAGTGGAGAGTTGGAAAAAACCAATAACCAAGCTAAAGCTAAAGCTAACCCAAATGAGCAGTTGTGTCCTGTAAATTTGGGAGGCGGAAAAGCCAAAGTTGGTACTAAAAACCATATTACCTTTGCAATGGGTACTGAATTTATCACCCATCAAGATGCTGTTGTTCCATCTATTGAGAGTTTTATTTTAAACAGAACTTATGCATCCAATCTTTATCCCTTGGATGGTGGAGAGTTTGGTGCAAGATGGTTGACCCCATTCACCACTCGAATAGTCCCACAAAGCGAGTATATTGAAGAGACAGAAGAAAAATCAGGTTATATCAAACATCTAAGTGGTTTGGAATATATTGGCGCAGATGCTCGTGCTATTAAATTACCGAAGCTAAAAGTCGGTGCCAGTTTCCACAATCAAACAGAAGATTTTTACTATACAGTTGTGTCTGACACAGTGCAGATGATTTCATATAACAAAGAAGAAAAACATATTTTTGAGAAATACCAAGAAGGGTATCGTTTAGCGACGATTGAATACAAAAATGGGATTACCATTGCAGTACGCTATGATCATACATTAGAAGAACAATCTTTTATTTCAGATGTCTTAATTAAAGAAAAACAAAAACAACTCGTGCATGTGGCTTTCCAAGTTAATCCACAAGGGCGAATAGATGATGTGTGGTTGGTTGAAAAAGGCCAATTGATTCGTCCACTTGCGAGTTATAACTATAATGAAAAAGGCAATTTAATCGAAGCCATTACCGAAAATGGTGCAAGTTTTCATTACCAATATGATCACCATCTATTAACTCGCTATACCGATCTTACCAATCGTGGAATGAACCTTGAGTATGATGGGATTGAACCGACCTCAAAGGCATATCACGAATGGGCGGATGATGGCAGCTCAGATACACAATTGGCTTGGGATGAAAACATTCGCTTAACCTATGTGACGGATGCCTATGGTGAAGAAACTTGGTACTACTATGATATTGATGGTTATACCTATCGAATTAGATACCCGAATGGACTAGAAGAATGGTTCTTCCGTGATGATTTTGCGCGTGTTACCAAACATGTGGATACCGATGCTGCGGTCACAATTTACGCTTATGATGAACATGGCAATATTATTGAAGTAACTCAACCTGATGATTCAACTTTGTATTATGCCTATGACGACAAACGTCAACTGATTGGAATGGTTGATGCTGAGCAAGGGCGTTGGTTTAAAGAATATGATGGGCAGGGCAATATTGTTAAAGAAATTGATCCTTTAAAACATGAAACAGCATTTAACTATAATGTCTTTGGATTAGTCACCAGTATTAAAGATGCCAGAGGTGGTTCAAAAACACTTAAATATGATGATCAATCGAATTTAGTCAGTTATATCGATTGTTCAGGCAAAGAAACGCAATGGACATATGATGAACGAGGGCGCATTAAATCGGTAGAAAATGCCTTAAAACAAAAAGTAGAATATTTTTATACCGATTTATCAACTGAGCAAAGAGAACCTATTGCCAAAGGACTGCCATTAAATGCAGTGAGTCAGCTCGAAAAAATTAAATATGCTGATGGAACAGAAGAACATTATATTCATGATGCTGAAGGACGGTTACTTGCACATGTAGATTCGAAACAGCAACAAACCCGATATGAATATGACGCAGCAGGTCTGATTGCATCACGTACAGACCCACTGAATCATAAGCTGAAATACCAGTGGGATAAACTGAATCGCCTCAAACGTCTGACCAATGAAAATGGGGCGTGTTACGAATTCTTCTATGATGTTGCAAGTCGCTTAACCAAAGAAATTGATTTCGATGGTAAAGAGACGCTTTATAAGTACGATGAAACCGATGGTAATCTTGCGAGCAGTATCGAAGTTGCATCGGCATATGGTCAAGATTTAAGAGACCGTGCTGCACCGAAAGATCGAATTCAACAATTCCTCTTTGACCGTATGGGGCGTTTAGAACAACGCACTGCTGGGTATGGTTATATAGAACAAGACTTAGAACAAAAGCTAATTGAAGAATTTTCTTATGACAGCAATGGACAAATCATTCAAGCCAAAAACAGCGAGAGCAATTTACAATGGTATTATGATGCCGTCGGAAATTTGACGCGTGAACACCATCAAGATTTCAAAATAGGAAAAACTGCTGTGTGGAAACACAGTTATGATGAAATCAATGATCGAATTAAAACCATTCGACCAGACGGACAGAATATCGACTGGCTCACCTACGGCAGTGGTCATGTACAGAGCTTAATTTTAAATGGTGAAGACATTGTTAGCTTTGAACGTGATGATTTACATCGTGAGTTGGTACGCCACTATGCTAATGGCACCAGCCAAGAGCAACAATACGATGTAGTTGGACGTTTAACCCAACAGCGTGTAGTCAATGGACATGAACTTGGCTATCAAACAACATCGAATCAAATTCCAAATAATGCAGTTAATGAAACTGAACAACTGATTCAACGTTTATATCAGTACGATAAAACGGGTCAATTGATTCATATACAAGACACACGTCGTGGTGATATTCAATACAAATATGACCCAGTTGGACGCTTACTTGAAGCCAATAGCAAACTGGGTAAAGAAACCTTTAACTTTGACCCTGCAAGTAACATCATCGATCGTTATAACACTTCAAAAGAACACAGCTACAGTCAGAATGTGGAAGAAAAAGGTTATGGCTATAACCGTTTAGTCAATAACGTAGTGAAAGAATATCTAGACCAACAATACCAATATGATGCTTATGGTCAGTTGATCCGTCAAAAATCGACTAGAGGTGATTTACATCTTGAATGGGATGCGTGTGGACGACTGATCAAAAGTCGAAATACCGAATATACCGCAGAGTACCGTTATGATGCATTAGGTCGTCGTATTCATAAACGCAGTAAACAGCATCATACAGGTGATGAACAAAATGTGATTTATGGGTGGGAGGGCAATACTTTAGCCTATGAATCAAATGATCACGCCACCAAGCACTATGTGTATGAAAAGGGTACATTTATCCCATTGGTACAGGCGGTGTACGCGGAAGCGATAGAGCTTCATCAAACGCCTGATTGGTCAGATAAACCTTATAGCTTACAACGCGATCCACTTTGGAAAACGAGTAAGAAAGCCAAAGATTTTAATGATGTATGGTATTACCATTGTGACCACTTAGGTACGCCACAAGAAATGAGCGACCATACTGGTGCGATCATTTGGAAAGCTGAATATAAAGCATGGGGTGAGTGCAAGACTGAAAAAGCGAAGTCAAATTTCTTTGAAAACTCTGAGATCATCAGTAATAATATTCGTTTCCAAGGGCAATATTTTGATGAAGAGACAGGGCTTCATTACAACCGCTATCGTTATTATTCACCGTATGTAGGGCGTTTTATTTCCAAAGACCCGATTGGATTATTGGGTGGATATAATATTTATGCTTATGCGCCAAATCCTATCAATTGGATAGATCCATATGGCTTAACCCCTTCTTATCCATGCGATTGTGATGATATTTTAAAACAAGAAAATGTTCAAATTGGTACTCATCGCGAAATGACAAAACAGGGTAAAAAAACATTGAACGACTCACATCATGTTTATCAAGATGCGGCAGTCAATAATATTAAGGATTATAAATATTATGACGCTATTGCGGTAAGTATTCAGGGGAGAAATGAGAATAAAACTACTACAGGAACTCCACATTATAAAGCGAATAGGGCTCAAGATGCCTCTTCAAAAGCCGGTTTACTTGGAAGTGAAACAGTTGTAGCTTTTAAGTCTCTAAGAGCGGCGGGGTTAAGCGCAAAAGCATCAAAATGTGCGACATTAAAAGCAAGATCATATTTATCAGGGTTGGGTGCTTCAGCAGGATCATCAACAAATATTTTAAGTAGAAGGAAAGGTTAA
- a CDS encoding transposase family protein codes for MKYIDSKKLSETQFKRYTGISWSTFYLMVEQLNMHVPAKGRPPKLSIEDQILLCLSYWREYRTLFHVATSYGVSEPTASRIVRHVEDCLIKSNLFNLPKDLPEGEGIDWNVVIVDATEITIQRPKKTEEKL; via the coding sequence ATGAAATACATCGATTCAAAAAAGCTTTCTGAAACACAGTTCAAGCGATATACAGGCATCTCATGGTCAACCTTTTATTTAATGGTTGAGCAACTTAATATGCATGTTCCTGCCAAAGGCAGACCACCTAAATTGAGCATAGAAGATCAAATCCTTCTATGCTTAAGTTATTGGCGTGAATACCGAACATTGTTCCATGTCGCAACAAGTTATGGTGTTTCAGAGCCTACAGCTTCAAGAATCGTCCGCCACGTAGAGGACTGCCTCATCAAGTCGAATTTATTTAATTTACCAAAGGATTTGCCAGAAGGCGAAGGCATTGATTGGAATGTGGTGATCGTAGATGCCACAGAAATTACAATACAAAGGCCTAAAAAAACAGAAGAAAAGCTATAG
- a CDS encoding transposase family protein: MPQKLQYKGLKKQKKSYSGKKKAHTFKVQAIIHYKTQKILSLCTSRGAVHDFELFKRNLNQIPIGAFILADKGYQGIYAVYANSLLPLKAKKRCKLDPELKMYNQEINKRRIGIEHIFGSLKTFKILAERYRNRGKRLGLRFNLIAGIYNMELNKK; this comes from the coding sequence ATGCCACAGAAATTACAATACAAAGGCCTAAAAAAACAGAAGAAAAGCTATAGTGGGAAGAAGAAGGCACATACTTTCAAAGTTCAAGCCATCATTCATTATAAGACTCAGAAAATTCTAAGTTTATGCACGAGTCGTGGTGCTGTACATGATTTTGAACTCTTCAAACGTAACTTGAATCAGATTCCTATAGGTGCCTTCATTCTTGCAGATAAAGGCTATCAAGGGATTTATGCAGTATATGCGAATAGCCTATTGCCATTAAAAGCAAAAAAGCGCTGCAAACTGGATCCTGAGCTAAAAATGTATAATCAAGAAATCAATAAAAGGAGAATTGGCATTGAGCATATATTTGGTAGTTTGAAAACTTTCAAAATTCTTGCTGAGCGATATCGTAACCGTGGAAAAAGACTGGGCTTAAGATTCAATTTAATTGCTGGAATTTACAACATGGAGCTGAATAAAAAATGA